The Ovis aries strain OAR_USU_Benz2616 breed Rambouillet chromosome 6, ARS-UI_Ramb_v3.0, whole genome shotgun sequence DNA segment CTGATCTTCAGTCCCTGAAGTACCcctcagaagcaaagactgtggGAGCTTACTTTTTCTCTGGCTCCATCATTGCTTTTCCCTTAGCGTGAGGTTTCTCTGGCTCCATCATTGCTTTTCCCTTAGCGTGAGGACAGGAGGGTCCTAAGGAGTCACAGGGGCAGCATCTGCCGGTCCCGtgtctctgctgttgctgctcctGAGTGTCCGCGGTCCCCTCACGGTCGCGGGTGGACCCGGGCCTGCCCCCGGCACCGGCTGCCAGCCGCCAGCCAGGGGGAGCCCTGGAGGAAGCCTCTTGCCCTTCCGGGACACGAGCCAACACGTCTGGGCATCAGGCACACAGATGCAGGGTCTGAGCAGAGACCCAGAAGCCTTCGTCATGCTGTCCTTAACATGAGGATCTCCGCCATCAAAGCACACAGAACAGCTATCAGAACGTAGGAAAATAATATCAGGGCTTTAATCCtcttaaataaaatgtaacatttaaaatatagcaagcACATCCTCAGGTTTCTCTAGGAAAGTCCATCTTACTAGGGGAAACACCTTTAGGTCACTGGTCACTAGCTGGGTACAGATTTCAACATTTCCAGAGGTGAACAAAACAGGACAATAGCAACTGATTCCGTCACCTTCGGTAACGGGCAAAGTAGGGGTGATCGTTCTGGGCAGGCAGGTAGTTACTGATTATAAAGGAACTCAAATCACGTTTGTCACCAAGGGCGTCATaaaccttcctcagcaatccCCTCCACTGCCTGAGTGGGAGCCAAGCATCCCAGGAGCTCGCAGGCTACAGTGAGACGCACGGGGTGCAGAGCAGCCGGCAGGGCCAGCCAGCAGACAGGGTTCCTGAAGGCCTTTTATTTACTCCAAACACTCTGACGTCGCCAGAGTCTGAGCAGACACAGTGTTTTTTGTGATACCCCAGAGTCCAGCAGTGTCCCATCAGCCTGTTCCATAAGCACGTGGAACGTGTTAAAAATCAAGGGACCGACTCCTGTATTCCAGTTTGTTAACGGAGCTGTGCAACTGGCTCGCTTTTCTGCGGGGGCCTTGCAGCAAGGTTTAGGAAAAGGTCAAGAGTATTCATAGGTGAGAAAAGACGAACCCGCCCTGGAAGAGTCAGCGAGTGATTACGACAAAGCGCTGCAACCCACGGGCCGCTAAGCCTCCTTCACCACCCCCACCAGGGCGGGCCTCAGGGTGCGCCCGTGCAGCTTGTAGCCCACTTTGTTAACCAGAGCCACCGTGCCCGGCTCCTTCCCCTCGACTGGCGTGTGGAACAGCGCCTCGTGCTCGTACGGGTCGAACTTGGCGCCCAGGGGGTTCAGCCGGAGCAGGCCGTGCTTCGTGAACACCTTCTGGATCTGGACCTCGGTCATCACGAGCCCCTCGTAGAGGTTCTTCAGGTGCGGGTTGTCGTCCCGAATCTCTTCCTTCGGGACACACTGTGTGGCCTTCTCCAAGATGTCTGCCACCTCCAGCAAGTCCTTGCAGAAGCCCTGGATGCCTGCACCAAGGTAAGGGAGAACGTCACTGCATTCTGCATCCAACTGCACAGGCAGCTCAAAATGACGAGCCCTCCTTGTGTGacgcgtgcgtgctcagtcactgtcgtgtcccactattgtgaccctgtgaactgcagcccaccaggctcctctgtccgtgggagtctccagacaagaatactggagtgggctgccattcccttcatctaggggatcctctcaacccggggactgaacccgcatctcctgcaaccgcaggtggattccttaccactgagctacctgggaagtccgtCTGTCACCTTTTTTCAAATCACTACTTTGTGCTAGAGTTTCAATGGGTTGGATTAGACAAAAAAACGTTCCTGAGGTTTAGACAAAAGCCAATGAGGTGTAAAGACAGGGAGCTGAAAACCTGCAGAGCCAGACTGGAAACTCCCAGTCCTGCTCAAGACCAAGAGGACACACAGACTCCTGAGCACGTCAGTCCCATCTCAGCTGCCGAGCGCAGGGCCTGGAGCCACACCCCTGGCTGTCACAGACAGCCCTATGACTGTGCGGAAGCCCTCTGGGTTGAAGCTGCTTTGGTTACAGCGCAGGGCCAACAGTAGCTGACACACAGTGAGCTTATGAGGACAGGAAGCCACGCACCTCACGGCGCCTAGAGCACTAAGTGCTCCATAAACATCAGCCATTACTCAGCACCACGAGGTCAAAGCTACCAGGACACAAGCCTTGATCTAACTgaagaaataagttaaaaatttcatataaatgcaaaCGTCCGTGGTTTCAAGACAACCCTTCAGATGCTGGATGCAGGAAGCTGGGGCTGACAAGAGGCGCGCCCTGGGCCCGCTGTCCCCCTCCCCCGAGGTGCAGCAAGGAGGCTCCAACAAAACCCGCTCTCATCTTCTCAAGTTTCAAAGGCTCTACGCTTTGAAGGAGGCAACGCTTGTTTACGGCTTCCCTTGTTTTAGAGTATTTTCACCCAGTTgctggaaaatgaaatttaaaagtctACTCATCCAATAAAAATGTGAGCATCTAGTAAGGACTAACCCCTCGTGGGAGCTGCTGGGGAAGCGTCTGCCCACGTGGAGTCTTGGTCTGAGACATGCAGCACACGATCACCACAGTGAGACATACAATTACCAATTATACTTCCAGGACGGAGCCCTCCTGAGTGCTGAGGACGATTAACCCCAGGGACATGGCTTACTTAGCCTGCAGTGTGGCCTGAGTCAGGAGTGAGCCAAGCACTGCAGGAGCCGAGGGCGCCAGTCCACCAAGTAGACACAAACCCAGAGAAGCTGACAGCTCCGGGCAGGGTGGACTGGAGGGGAGCTGAGGCCACTCTGCCAAGGGTGTGGAGCAGAAGCACGGGGCTGAAGCTGGCCTGGACAGAGTGGAGGACGTGGAGGAGGGCAGTCGGTGGGAGTccagccgcccccacccccagggcggGAGGGGAGTAGGCGTGGGGGGAGAGCCTAGTTTCAGATGCCTGACCTGAACACCTGTGTGGGCGACAGTATCATTTACTCAAacgaggaaggaaaggaaaggggagaaTTCAGTTTAAAATACCTCTGAGACATCCAGGTAGACAGCCAGGACTAGAATGGGGAAGAAACATCTGAACTGACAGCTCACCTGTGTGTGGACACCACTCAGCCCTGTCGGAGGGCAAGTCAGTGGGGGGtggtgagggaaggaggggaggccTGAAGAACGCGGGCATTTAGGGGGCAGCAGGCCCGCAGCTAGTGCAGGGGACGaccacagaagaagaaagaaaaacaggagtgGAGGTGACGGCATCCGAGAGCGAAACGCGTCTGCAGAAGCAGTGAGGCGCCATGGTCAGAGGCCCGTGGAGGAAGGTGGGCCCGGCCCAGCAGCCTCCTGCTGAGCACGGCTTCTCAGCGCCCTGGAAGCCCGCCAGTGCCGGCCGCTCACC contains these protein-coding regions:
- the GRPEL1 gene encoding grpE protein homolog 1, mitochondrial is translated as MAARCVRLARRSLPAFALSLRSSPRLLCTAAKQKNNGQNLEEDAGQNEQKTDLPSLEKTLMEEKVKLEEQLKETMEKYKRALADTENLRQRSQKLVEEAKLYGIQGFCKDLLEVADILEKATQCVPKEEIRDDNPHLKNLYEGLVMTEVQIQKVFTKHGLLRLNPLGAKFDPYEHEALFHTPVEGKEPGTVALVNKVGYKLHGRTLRPALVGVVKEA